A single genomic interval of Spinacia oleracea cultivar Varoflay chromosome 6, BTI_SOV_V1, whole genome shotgun sequence harbors:
- the LOC110792102 gene encoding E3 ubiquitin-protein ligase RMA1H1 → MEVEKQFEQKLKSIPAAPKEAENLNGSFDCNICLDFADEPVVTFCGHLYCWPCIYKWFHVQSASLPSDEYPQCPVCKTEISHTTVVPLYGRGQSLTNPEREAKSPSQGGSVPPRPTACGTRALLNAASQPSHQLPPHRNPYQQPFVTGYVHPYDGSDVVSSSSSLNQNITQPSVDGMFGEMVYARVFGNSQSLYSYPNSYTAAGSSNPRVRRHEMQVHKSLNRVSIFLLCCFILCLAFF, encoded by the coding sequence ATGGAAGTCGAAAAGCAGTTTGAGCAGAAATTGAAATCTATCCCAGCTGCACCAAAAGAAGCAGAAAATCTGAATGGCTCTTTTGACTGCAATATCTGCTTGGATTTTGCCGATGAACCTGTAGTCACCTTTTGTGGGCACCTATACTGCTGGCCTTGCATCTACAAGTGGTTTCACGTCCAAAGTGCTTCTCTTCCATCTGACGAGTATCCACAATGCCCGGTTTGCAAGACCGAAATCTCTCACACAACTGTGGTCCCACTGTATGGCCGAGGCCAATCCCTGACCAATCCTGAACGCGAGGCTAAGTCACCTTCCCAGGGTGGGAGTGTGCCTCCCAGACCGACAGCATGTGGGACCCGTGCTTTGTTAAATGCTGCATCTCAGCCTAGCCACCAGCTCCCCCCACACCGTAATCCTTATCAACAACCCTTTGTAACAGGCTATGTTCACCCGTATGATGGGTCTGACGTAGTTTCTTCCTCATCATCGCTCAACCAAAATATTACTCAACCTTCTGTTGATGGTATGTTCGGGGAGATGGTGTATGCAAGGGTGTTTGGCAACTCGCAGAGCTTGTACTCATATCCGAATTCATATACTGCAGCAGGGAGCAGTAATCCTAGGGTAAGAAGGCATGAAATGCAAGTTCACAAGTCCCTAAATAGGGTTTCAATCTTCCTTCTGTGTTGCTTCATTCTTTGCCTGGCCTTTTTCTGA